The Oleomonas cavernae genome includes the window TCATCTGAACGCGCTGCTCGACGAGGCGTGATGTAATCCGATATGGCGCTTCCCGATCCGCGCCCCGGCTTTTCGCCGAGGTGGTCGAGACGATGCGCAAGGTGTGGCGGGCCGGCCTGGGCAGGCGAACACCACGCGACTAACGCCATTTCCAGACAAATTAGAAGTAACTCGTCATCCCGGCCGAAGAGCCGGGATCTTGTGACGCTTGAGCACCGAGAATTCTGATCAAGAGATCCCGGCTCTACGCTCTGCTCCGGCCGGGATGACGATACTCGATAAATCAGAAAACAGCGCTCGCTGGGCCTGTCAGCCCAGGGCGCCCATCAGCGCGACGCGCTCGCGCTTCATCACGGCGCTGATCTGGTCGATGGTGGCGCGCAGGCGCGGGGCGTGGCGCAGGTCGCGGTGGACCGCCAGCCAGACCTCGCGCAAGGGGCAGGCGCCCGGCGCGGTCAGCCGGGTGAGGCTTTCGGCATCGCCCAGGAAACAGGGCAGCAGGGCCACCCCCATGCCCGATTTGACCGCCGCCAACTGGCCGGCGGCGCCGTCGACGCGCAAGGCGGGCCGGGCGCCGCGGGCAAGCCGGGCAAACCATTGGGCATCAGCGGCACCCGAGAGTTCCGGCGGCGGCCCGATCGCATCGCAGCCGGCAAAGGCGCCGGGGGCCGGCGCGCGCCGCTCCTCGGGATCGAGGCCGGCGGCCAGGACATAGCGGGGCGCGGCATAGACGGCAAAAGCGACGAAGGCGACCCGGCGCACGAACAATTCCGCCTGGTCGGGCAGGGCGAAGCGCAAAGCGATGTCGCTGTCGCGGCGTGCCAGGACCGGCGGGCGCTCGTCCGAAACCAGTTCCAGCGACAGGCCGGGGTGGCTGGCGATGAACGGCGACAGGCGGGTCGCCAGGAAGGGTGCGATCAACAACTCGGGCGCCGAGACGCGCAGCACGCCCTCCAGCGGGGCCGCCCCGCCTTCGATCTCGACCGCCAGTTCGGCCATGGTGCCCGCCATCTGCTCGGCCGCGGTGACCACGCGGGCGCCGGTTTGCGTCGCCACCAGGGATTGGCCCTGGCGCTCGAACAAGGGCCGTCCCACCGCGGCCTCCAACGCCGCCAGCCGCCGCCCCATGGTCGACTGGTTGAGGCCCAGTGCCCGGCCGGCGGCGGTCAAGGTGCCGTGACGGGCAATGGCCAGCGCGATCTTCAAGTCGTCCCAGTCCTGCATGACCCTTACTATGGCGGTGATTCGTGTAGGCTGCGCGTCTCATAACCCAAAAAAACACGCGACGGAGGAGAGTGGCATGGCGTCCAAACTGTTCGACATGAAGGGCAAGGTTGCCGTCGTTACCGGGTCGAGCCGGGGCATCGGCAAGGCCATCGCGATCGAGCTGGCCCGGGCCGGGGCCAAGGTGGTGGTTTCCAGCCGCAAGGCCGATGCCTGCGAGGCCGTCGCGCAGATCATCCGCGGCGAAGGCGGCGAGGCGATGGTCGTTCCCTGCAACATCTCCTCGCGCGACGACTGCCAGGCCCTGATCCACCAGACCCTGAGTACCTACAGCCGGCTCGACGCGCTGGTCTGCAATGCCGCCGTGAACCCCTATTTCGGCCCCATCATCGATGTCCCCGATGCCGCCTTCGACAAGATCATGGCCTCGAACATCAAGTCGAACCTGTGGCTGTGCCAATTGGCCAAGCCGACCATGGAAGCCCAGGGCGGCGGCTCGATCCTGATC containing:
- a CDS encoding LysR family transcriptional regulator — translated: MQDWDDLKIALAIARHGTLTAAGRALGLNQSTMGRRLAALEAAVGRPLFERQGQSLVATQTGARVVTAAEQMAGTMAELAVEIEGGAAPLEGVLRVSAPELLIAPFLATRLSPFIASHPGLSLELVSDERPPVLARRDSDIALRFALPDQAELFVRRVAFVAFAVYAAPRYVLAAGLDPEERRAPAPGAFAGCDAIGPPPELSGAADAQWFARLARGARPALRVDGAAGQLAAVKSGMGVALLPCFLGDAESLTRLTAPGACPLREVWLAVHRDLRHAPRLRATIDQISAVMKRERVALMGALG
- a CDS encoding SDR family NAD(P)-dependent oxidoreductase, with translation MASKLFDMKGKVAVVTGSSRGIGKAIAIELARAGAKVVVSSRKADACEAVAQIIRGEGGEAMVVPCNISSRDDCQALIHQTLSTYSRLDALVCNAAVNPYFGPIIDVPDAAFDKIMASNIKSNLWLCQLAKPTMEAQGGGSILIISSIGGLRGSALLGAYCISKAADMQLARNLAVEWGPANIRTNCIAPGLIRTDFARALWENPDIEREILRNCPAGRIGEPEDIAGAALFLVSDAGRYTNGQTLAVDGGVTIAGG